A section of the Mastomys coucha isolate ucsf_1 unplaced genomic scaffold, UCSF_Mcou_1 pScaffold15, whole genome shotgun sequence genome encodes:
- the Aplnr gene encoding apelin receptor has protein sequence MEDDGYNYYGADNQSECDYADWTPSGALIPAIYILVFLLGTTGNGLVLWTVFRSSREKRRSADIFIASLAVADLTFVVTLPLWATYTYREFDWPFGTFSCKLSSYLIFVNMYASVFCLTGLSFDRYLAIVRPVANARLRLRVSGAVATAVLWVLAALLAVPVMVFRSTDIPENGTKIQCYMDYSMVATSNSEWAWEVGLGVSSTAVGFVVPFTIMLTCYFFIAQTIAGHFRKERIEGLRKRRRLLSIIVVLVVTFALCWMPYHLVKTLYMLGNLLHWPCDFDSFLMNVFPYCTCISYVNSCLNPFLYAFFDPRFRQACTSMLCCDQSGCKGTPHSSSAEKSASYSSGHSQGPGPNMGKGGEQMHEKSIPYSQETLVD, from the coding sequence ATGGAAGATGATGGTTACAACTACTATGGGGCTGACAACCAGTCTGAATGTGACTACGCAGACTGGACACCCTCTGGAGCGCTCATCCCTGCCATCTACATTCTGGTTTTCCTTCTAGGCACCACAGGCAATGGCCTGGTACTCTGGACCGTGTTTCGGAGCAGCCGCGAAAAGAGACGCTCAGCTGACATCTTCATTGCCAGCTTGGCAGTGGCTGATTTGACCTTTGTGGTGACTTTGCCACTGTGGGCCACTTATACCTACCGGGAGTTTGACTGGCCTTTTGGAACCTTCTCCTGCAAGCTCAGCAGCTACCTCATCTTCGTCAACATGTACGCCAGTGTCTTTTGCCTCACCGGCCTCAGCTTTGATCGATACCTGGCCATTGTCAGGCCGGTGGCCAATGCTCGCCTAAGGCTGCGAGTCAGCGGAGCCGTGGCCACAGCAGTCTTGTGGGTGCTGGCTGCCCTTCTAGCTGTGCCAGTCATGGTATTCCGTTCCACAGACATCCCAGAGAACGGCACCAAGATCCAGTGCTACATGGACTACTCTATGGTGGCCACTTCAAACTCAGAGTGGGCCTGGGAAGTGGGCCTTGGGGTGTCCTCCACTGCCGTGGGCTTTGTGGTGCCCTTCACCATCATGCTGACATGTTACTTCTTCATTGCCCAAACCATCGCTGGCCATTTCCGAAAGGAGCGCATTGAGGGCCTGCGGAAGAGGCGCCGTCTGCTCAGCATCATCGTTGTGCTGGTGGTGACCTTTGCCTTGTGCTGGATGCCTTACCACCTGGTGAAGACTCTCTACATGCTGGGCAATTTGCTGCACTGGCCCTGTGACTTTGACAGCTTCCTCATGAATGTCTTTCCCTATTGCACCTGCATCAGTTACGTCAACAGCTGCCTCAACCCCTTCCTCTATGCCTTCTTTGACCCCCGATTTCGCCAAGCCTGCACCTCCATGCTCTGTTGTGATCAGAGTGGGTGCAAAGGCACCCCTCACAGCAGCAGCGCGGAGAAGTCAGCCAGTTATTCTTCTGGGCACAGCCAGGGCCCTGGGCCCAACATGGGAAAGGGAGGAGAGCAGATGCATGAGAAATCGATTCCCTATAGTCAAGAAACCCTTGTGGACTAG